A window of Aromatoleum bremense genomic DNA:
GAAGAACGCATCAGCCTCTTCGTCACTGGCGAACTCGCCGTGATCGGCTGACTCGATCCGCCGGCGCAGAACCTCTACGTAGCGCCGATCGGCCGCCAGATAGGCGGCCAATGCCTCGCGGATAATTTCGTCCTCGGGGCGCTGAGCCTCTTCAGCAAGCTGGTGAAACTGGCGCTGCATGTCCGGCTCGATGACGATGCTGGTGACCATGGTGCGGCCCTCCTGGCTATACCTGTTACATGACTTGGGGTGTTACCGACAGTTCATTCGACGCCAGGCGTCAAGCGCGATGGCGCGGCCGTCATGACGCCGCTTCCTTTTGATGATGCCGGTAATGCTCGGCGTGAACAATGTTGCACAGCTCGCCCTGCTGCTCGAAAACCAATTCTGGCACGGTGCCGTTGTTCATGAAACAACGGCAGGCGTCCACCTCGCCGCTGAAGACATTCAGCAAATGTGCCGTGCCTTGCGGCGCAGCAGCATCACTGGCGCGCAACGCTCCGGATCGTGATAGATGCCCACGCAGTCAAGGCACTGAAAGCAGTCGTCGTAGCGGATGGCGCCATTGCGGTCGATCGCGTCGTAGGCGCAGCGATGGCGGCAGCGCTGGCAGGGTTTTCCGCATTCGCGGCGGCGCGGCAGCCAGCGCAGCAGGCGCAGTTTGCCGCCGAGCACCATCGCGGCACCGAGCGGACACAGGTAGCGGCAGAAGAACTTGTAATACACGGCGCCGAGTGCGAGCAGCACTCCGGCATAGGCGACGAAGGGCCAGGTGCGGTCGAAGCCGACGGTGATCGCAGTCTTGAACGGTTCGACTTCGACCAGCTTTCCGGCCACCCGCGGCGCGAATGCTGCCGCGCCGACGAGGGCGAGCAGCAGCGCATAGCGGCCGCGGTCGAGCCACTGCGCAAGACGTCGCGGCAGGCGTCGCTGCGGCAGGCGACACAGGCGGCCCAGGTGCGCCGCGAATTCCTGCAGCGCGCCGAACGGGCACAGCCAGCCGCAGAAGGCGCCGCGGCCCCAGGCCAGGGAACTCGCCAGCGTGAAGGCGATGAGCAGCAGCGAGACCGGATCGTAGAGGTAGCTCGCGAGGCTCTGGCCGGCATAGAGCATCTTGACCGCGCCGGTGAGCTGCACGATCGACAGCTGGCCTTGCGCATGCCAGCCGAGGTAGCCGAGCGTGAAGGCGAGGAAGCCGAAGCGGAACAGCTTCAGCCGGCGCGGCGACAGGCTGATCCAGCGCGGGCGCGCGAGCACCGCGGCGAGCAGTGCGAGCGCCGCGCCGATCACTGTGAGATCGGTGCGCCGGTCCTGCCAGGCGATCAGCCAGTCGGGCGGCGGTGCCGGGGGGCGCTCGAAGTAGGACTCCGGCGCGCGGTAATTCACATGCACGCCGCGGTGGGTGATCTCGGGCAGGATGGCGCCGCGCGCACGGGCGAACGTCAGTTCGAAATCCTGCACGCTGCCGGGGTCGACGCCGGCCAGCGGCGCCGCCTTGAGGACCAGCGCTGCGTTCAGCGGCGGTGCGCCGGGCGGTGTGCGCGGATCGAGATCCGCATCGCGCAGCTCGAAGGGCACGCCGCCCTGTCTGAGCGTCAGGCGGGCCGGCGCGGTGCCGCGCACGAAGTGCTCGTCGAGGAACGAGGTGCGTCCGGCGGTGGCGACCCACCACGCCTGCTGGCCGGGCTCCAGCGCACGCTGCAGTTCGGCGAAGCCCGCGTCGCCGAGGATCGTGCGGCCGATGCCCGGTGGATTGAGCCAGGCGACGTAGAGCTCGACGAAGGTCTCGCCGGGCGCGGCGAGCGCTGCCGGATCGAGGCCCGCGGCGTCGCTGTCGGCGAACAGCGCCTCGGCGTCGCGGTTGGCGAGGCGCAGCGTGGCGATCGCGCCGGTGTCGAGCAGGTCGCCGAAACTGCGCTGCTCGTACCGGTCCTCGCGCGCCCGTGCGGGCGGGCCGGCGATGGACGGCGCCGCGAAGCCCAGGCGGGCGCGCGCGACCGCGACCGCGGCAGTGAGGACGGTCTGATTGACGATGCGGACCGACGCGGTGGCCTTGGTGATGCCGTCGAGCACGACTCGATTGCCGGCACCCTCCGCTGCGGAGGAGGCGCCGTAGATGGTCGATACGGTGATCGACTGGCTGAGGTTGCGGCCCGCGTACTGGCGTACGAACTCGTGCAGCGGGCTTTCGCCCAGCCCGCCGAGGAACACCGGCTCGTGCTGGCGCAGCACTTCGACGCTCATGAAGTTGCCGCGCGCATCGAGCGCGATCAGCAGGTTGATCGGCGTGCCTTCGAAGCCCGGAATGGGCGCGAGATCGATCGACTCGAACGCCCAGCCGACAGGGCCGTCATCGGGCGCGAGTTCGCTGCCGATCGGCCACACCGGCACGTCGCCGGCCTTGTCGCCGACGCGCAGCGGCGGGGCGAAGCGCCGTTCGAGGTCGGCGCGGGTCAGCTCGCCGGCGAAGGACGTCGCTGCGGCCATGGCGCCGATCAGCGCGCACAGCACCGCGGCGAACCGGCGGATGAGCGTGCTCACGCCGTGGGGAGCGGTTCCGGTGCGCGGCGCACGGTCATCGATGTCGCGCTTCACACCGTGATCAGGCCGCTGCGCACGGCGATCAGCGCGAGTTCGGCGGCATTGGTGGCGTTGAGCTTCTGCTTGATGTGGTAGAGATGCGTGCCGATGGTGCTCGGGCTGAGCTTGTGGGTGGTGGCGACCTGGTTCACCGAGTTGCCCTGCGCCAGTTGCAGGAAGACGGCGAATTCCTTGTCGGTGAGGGCGTCGGCCGGATCGCCGTTGCCGCCGAACTGGGCCAGCGCCAGTTGCGGCGCCAGTTCCGGGTCCACGTAACGCTGACCGCGTGCGATCCGCGCCACGGCCCGCACCAGTTCCTGCGGCTGGGCGCGCTTGGACAGGTAGCCGGTGGCGCCGGTGCGCAGTGCGCGCAGCGGAATCTGCGCATCCTCGTGGGCGGAGAGCATCAGCACACGGGCATCGGGGCTGCGCGCGAGCAGGCGTTCGAGCGCGGCGAGCCCGCCGATGCCGGGCATCGACACGTCCATCAGCAAGGCATCGGGGCGGTGTTCGGCGAAGGCCGTGAGCGCCGCCTCGCCGCTGTCGGCTTCGGCGACCACGTGCGCGCCGGCGCCTTCGAGCAGCATGCGAAAACCCATGCGGACGACGGCGTGGTCGTCGGCGAGGATGAGGCGGAGGTTTTCAAGCGGTGCGCAGGCCATCGGGGAGTTCCTCGCAAGGTGGGTTTTTCGGTAGATGCGCGCTCACGCGCAGGCCGCCGCCGGGCGGCGTGTCGAGGCGCAGCTCGCCGCGCCATTCGGCGACGCGCTCCTTCATGCCGGCGAGCCCGAAGCGTCCGGCGCCGGCTTCGGCCGCCAGGCCGCGACCGTTGTCGCAGACTTCGAGCGCGACCGCATCGGGCTTGAACTCCAGGCGTACTTCGACGTGCGAAGCGCCGGCATGGCGGGCGACGTTGGTGAGACTTTCCTGCAGCAGGCGCAGCACGGTGAGCCCGAGCGCCTCGTCGGTTGCTGCCCCCGGCGGCGAGGTGACGCAGTCGACGCGGATATGCGGATGGTGGCCGGACCACAGGCGGCAGTAGTCGGCCACCGCGCGGTCGAGCTGGCCGCTGCCATCCGCGCTGGCCGGACGCAGGCGCTGCAGGATCGCGCGCACGCCGTCCTGCATCTGGCCGGTCATTGCGAGGATCGCCTGCGCGCTGCCGTAAATCTGCGGCTGGTCTTCGCAGCGCTGCAGGATCGCGCCGGAGATCGCGCGCACTGCGGTGATCGCCTGGCCGAGCTCGTCGTGCAGCTCGCGCGCGATCACGCGCCGCTCCTCCGCGAGGCGTGCCTGCACGGCGCGCGCAAACGCCTGGTCCTGTTCCAGCCGCAGGTTCTGCGCGCGCGCCTGGTCGAGGGTATCGGCAAGACGGTTGTAGCTGCCGGCGAGGCGGTCGAGTTCGATGACACGGTAGCCCGGCAGGCGGATATCGAAGCGGCCGTCGGCGCCGCGTGCAAGGGCCGCATCGATGCGGGCGAGCGGGGCGAGCGCGCGGTTCAGCGCCAGCCGTGCGGCGAGCGCGACGAGCAACAGCAGCGCCAGCGCCGAGCCCAGCCCGGTGCTGAGGTCGTCCCAGGCGTCGAGGATCGCGCGCGAGGCGTCCGGGCGCAGCACGATGCGCTGATCGCCGGCATCGAAGTAGCGCGGGGCCACGGCCGGCGCGAGCCAGTCGGCAAACCACTCGGGCGCGAAGCGGCCGGCCTTGTAGGTCGGCTCGGGCGATAGGTACCTGCGCACGCCGTCGGCCGCGATCACTTCGAGCTGATTGGCGCGCAGGCGCCCGACCGCGCGCAGATGCGCCATCAGCCGCACCGGCCCGTCGGTGGGGTCGCGCAGGGTTTCGGACACCAGCACGTCGATCCACTGCTGCGCGACATGGCTTGCGGCCTGGACTTCCTCGTGGATCGCCCGGCGCGTCTCGCGCACCCACCACCCGGCGCCCGCAAGCATGATCAGCGCGAGCGTGGCGATCAGCGCAAGGCCCACACGGGTGCCGAGCGTTGTGGACTTAGCGTGCATCGCCAGCGCCCCGGCCTGCCGGTTCGGCGGCGGGAAAGCGATGCGCGACCGGGCGGCGATACGCCTCCCCGGACTCGGAGTTTGTGAATCTTTCGTTCGCAGGACCGATTAGACGCGCGAGCGAGGTTGACGCCGTTTTGCTTGGCGCGAGAGGTTTTTTGCATCATTTGTAGCGCTATCGACCGTTCATTTGGCG
This region includes:
- a CDS encoding CopG family ribbon-helix-helix protein, producing MVTSIVIEPDMQRQFHQLAEEAQRPEDEIIREALAAYLAADRRYVEVLRRRIESADHGEFASDEEADAFFTKYAA
- a CDS encoding 4Fe-4S binding protein translates to MSTLIRRFAAVLCALIGAMAAATSFAGELTRADLERRFAPPLRVGDKAGDVPVWPIGSELAPDDGPVGWAFESIDLAPIPGFEGTPINLLIALDARGNFMSVEVLRQHEPVFLGGLGESPLHEFVRQYAGRNLSQSITVSTIYGASSAAEGAGNRVVLDGITKATASVRIVNQTVLTAAVAVARARLGFAAPSIAGPPARAREDRYEQRSFGDLLDTGAIATLRLANRDAEALFADSDAAGLDPAALAAPGETFVELYVAWLNPPGIGRTILGDAGFAELQRALEPGQQAWWVATAGRTSFLDEHFVRGTAPARLTLRQGGVPFELRDADLDPRTPPGAPPLNAALVLKAAPLAGVDPGSVQDFELTFARARGAILPEITHRGVHVNYRAPESYFERPPAPPPDWLIAWQDRRTDLTVIGAALALLAAVLARPRWISLSPRRLKLFRFGFLAFTLGYLGWHAQGQLSIVQLTGAVKMLYAGQSLASYLYDPVSLLLIAFTLASSLAWGRGAFCGWLCPFGALQEFAAHLGRLCRLPQRRLPRRLAQWLDRGRYALLLALVGAAAFAPRVAGKLVEVEPFKTAITVGFDRTWPFVAYAGVLLALGAVYYKFFCRYLCPLGAAMVLGGKLRLLRWLPRRRECGKPCQRCRHRCAYDAIDRNGAIRYDDCFQCLDCVGIYHDPERCAPVMLLRRKARHIC
- a CDS encoding response regulator, whose amino-acid sequence is MACAPLENLRLILADDHAVVRMGFRMLLEGAGAHVVAEADSGEAALTAFAEHRPDALLMDVSMPGIGGLAALERLLARSPDARVLMLSAHEDAQIPLRALRTGATGYLSKRAQPQELVRAVARIARGQRYVDPELAPQLALAQFGGNGDPADALTDKEFAVFLQLAQGNSVNQVATTHKLSPSTIGTHLYHIKQKLNATNAAELALIAVRSGLITV
- a CDS encoding sensor histidine kinase, coding for MHAKSTTLGTRVGLALIATLALIMLAGAGWWVRETRRAIHEEVQAASHVAQQWIDVLVSETLRDPTDGPVRLMAHLRAVGRLRANQLEVIAADGVRRYLSPEPTYKAGRFAPEWFADWLAPAVAPRYFDAGDQRIVLRPDASRAILDAWDDLSTGLGSALALLLLVALAARLALNRALAPLARIDAALARGADGRFDIRLPGYRVIELDRLAGSYNRLADTLDQARAQNLRLEQDQAFARAVQARLAEERRVIARELHDELGQAITAVRAISGAILQRCEDQPQIYGSAQAILAMTGQMQDGVRAILQRLRPASADGSGQLDRAVADYCRLWSGHHPHIRVDCVTSPPGAATDEALGLTVLRLLQESLTNVARHAGASHVEVRLEFKPDAVALEVCDNGRGLAAEAGAGRFGLAGMKERVAEWRGELRLDTPPGGGLRVSAHLPKNPPCEELPDGLRTA